CGGGCTCGTCGCCCACGTCATGGCCCCGCTCAGCGGGCTGGCCACCGGCGCCATCGGCCTGGTCTTCGCGCTCGCCGCGCACGCCCGCGGCTGGCCCCTGGCACAGGGCGGCTCGCAGGCCGTCTCGGACGCCCTCGCCGGCTACCTGAAGGACCTCGGCGGCATCATCCACACCGACTTCGAGGTCAAGCGCCTCGACGACCTGCCGCCCGCCCGCGCCTACGTCTTCGACACCTCGCCCACCGCCCTGGCACGCATCGCCGGCTTCGGCCGCCACTACGACAACTACCGGTACGGACCGGGCGTCTTCAAGATCGACTACGCGCTGGACGGCCCCGTCCCGTGGACCGCGCCCGAGGCCCGCACCGCCGGCACCGTCCAGATCGGGGCGGACTCCGCGGAGATCGGCACCGCCCTGCGCGCCGCCTCCCGCGAGGGCCGCGCACCCGGCCGCCCGTTCATGATCACCGTGCAGCCGGGTGTGGTCGACCCCACCCGTGCCCCCGCCGGCCACCACGTCTTCTGGGCGTACGGGCACGTCCCCGCCGGCTGGACCGGCGACCTCACCGACGCCATGGAACGCCAACTCGAGCGCTTCGCCCCGGGATTCCGCGACCGAATCCTCGCCCGCGCCACGGCGGGGCCGCCCGAACTGGCCGACCGCAACGCCAACTACGTCGGCGGCGACATCGCCTCCGGAGCCGTCTCCGGGCTGCAGACCCTGCTGCGCCCCCGGCTCACCCTGTCCCCGTACCGCACGCCGCACCCGGCGGTCTTCATCTGCTCGTCGGCCACCCCGCCCGGCCCCGGTGTGCACGGCATGTCCGGCCACAACGCGGCGAAGGCCGTCTGGCGCAGGCTGAGGCGGGCCCGATGACCAGGCTCACCCTCACCCAGGGCGACATCACCCGCGAGTCCGCCGACGCCCTGGTCAACGCGGCCAACTCCGCCCTGCTCGGCGGCGGAGGCGTCGACGGCGCCATCCACCGCCGCGGCGGCCCCGCGATCCTGGAGGAGTGCCGCAGGCTGCGCGCGTCCCGGTTCGGCGGGGGCCTGCCCACGGGCCGGGCCGTCGCCACCACGGCGGGCGAGCTGAACGCCCGCTGGGTCATCCACACCGTCGGCCCCGTCTGGTCCGCCACGGAGGACCGCTCCGGCCTGCTCGCCTCCTGCCACCGGGAGTGCCTGCGCGTCGCCGATGAACTGGGCGCCCGCACGGTCGCCTTCCCGGCGATCTCCACCGGCGTCTACGGCTGGCCGCTGGACGACGCGGCCCGCATCGCGGTGGAGACCGTACGGGACACCCCGACGGCGGTCGAGGAGATCCGCTTCGTCCTCTTCGACGACCGCGCGTACGCGGCGTTCGCCCGGCGGATCGGCTGAGGGGCCGCACCGGAGGCCGGCTCCCGTGTCGCCGTCCGCCCGGCGTCACCAGGCGCGGCCCGCCTCCAGCAGCAGATCACGGACCCGGATCACGTCCGGGTTGCCGGGGCGGCCGGGGCGCTGGACGAGGTACCCGGTGTTGATGGGCGGGTCCTCCGGCTCCAGCAGCGGCACCAGCGCGCCGGACGACAGCTCGTCCTGGCACAGATAGCGCGGCAGCACGGTGAAACCGGCCCCCGCGACCACCGCGGCGAGCACTCCGCGCAGGTCGGGGACGGTCACGGCGGCCGGCCGGGACAGCCGGGCGCCGAAGACGTGCCGCCAGTAGCGGCGGGCGATCGGCAGGTCCTCCGCGTAGCTGACGAGCGGGACGTCGCGCAGCGCGTCGGGCCCCTCGGCGGCCACCCGGCCCGTCAGCCGGTCCGCCCAGACGGGCGCGGCGACCAGGACGAACTCCTCGTCCGTCAGCGGCAGCGCGGTGAGCGCCCGCCCGCGCGGCCGGTAGGTGGCGATCACCAGGTCGTGGCGTCCGGCGCGCAGTTCCTCCAGCAGCCCCTCGGTCAGGCCGGGCGTCACCCTCAGCCGCAGCCCCCCGGCGGTCAGCGGGGCGAGGGCCGGCAGCACCCGGAGGCACATCAGCTCGGCGGGACCGGCCAGGTGCACGGGCGCGGCCCGCTCCTCCGCGCCCGTGTCCTGCCCGGTGGCGGCGGCGAGCGCGTCCAGCGGCGCCGCCACCCGGGCGGCGAGGTCGTGGGCGACGGCGGTCGGCGCGACGCCCCGCGGCAGCCGCTCGAACAGCTCCCGCCCGGACTGCCGTTCCAGCGCCCGGATCTGCGTCGTCACGGTCGGCTGCGACACGCCGAGCAGCCCGGCCGCGGCGGTGAACGAGCCCGAGCGGTACACCGCCAGGAACGTGCGCAGCAGGTTCAGGTCCGCTCCCGGGTGCGCACCGGGCGGGGTCTCACCGCCCGGGCCGGGGGAGCCATCGGGGTCCTTATGCCTCACAGCGCGAGCCTATCGGTCGCTTATGGCGGACGCCCGTGCGGCGAGCACCCGCAGCGCCGTCTCCCCCCAGCGGAGGTTCTCCTCCTCGAAGGAGATGCCGCGCAACAGCGTCAGATAGGGGCCCGCACGGTCGGCCGTGGCCAGGTACTCCGCCTCGTCGCGGCCCTGGAGCAGCCGTTCCCGCAGTCGCCTGTAACGGGCCAGCTTGGCGCGCCCCCACTCAAGGCGCTCCGCGAGCTGGGCGCGCACGGCGTCCAGCTCGCCCACGTCGGCGCACTGCACCTTGACCAGGAGGGCGTCCCGGATCGCGGTGGGCCTGCCGATCGGCTCGGCGAGGAACGCGCGCAGTGCCGCGTACCCCGCGTCGGTCAGCGAGAACAGCCGTTTGTCCGGGCGCCGCTCCTGGCGTACCACGCGGGTGCCGACCAGGCCCTCGCGTTCCATGCGGTCCAGTTCCCGGTAGAGCTGCTGGGGTGTGGCCGTCCAGAAGTTGGCGACCGAGGCGTCGAAGCCCTTGGCCAGGTCGTACCCGGACGCCTCTCCCTCCAGAAGGGCCGCCATCACGGCATTGCGCAGAGCCATGCCGTCACCCTACTCTCCAACGCACCTATTCAACTTGTTGAGTATCGATGCAGGGCGGGAGAGTTCGCATGGACATGGCTTCCACAGGTGCCACGGCGACCGCGCACGCGTTCCGGACGGCCGTCGAGGAACGCGACACGCGGGCGGTGGAGGCACTGCTGGCGGAGCACGTGGTCTTCACCAGCCCCGTGGCGTTCAGGCCGTACGAGGGGAAGGCGATCACCGCGGCGATCCTGCGCGGAGTGCTGAGGGTGTTCGAGGACTTCCGCTACGTCCGGGAGATCGCCGATCCGGGCGGTCGCGACCACGCGCTCGTCTTCACCGCCACGGTGAACGGCAAGCGGATCCAGGGCTGCGACTTCCTGCACGTCGACGACGAGGGGCGGATCGACGACTTCACCGTCATGGTCCGCCCGCTGTCCGCCGCGCAGGCCCTGGCCGAGGCCATGGGCGCGCAGTTCGACCGGATCGCCGCCGAGGCGGCGGGCGCCTGACCGGCACGGGCCGGGCGCCCGGCCGGCTCAGGCCAGCTTCTTCAGCAGCTCGGTGGCGAGCGGCGCGGACGACGCCGGGTTCTGGCCGGTCACCAGGTTGCGGTCGACGACCACGTTCGGCGCCCACGGCTCACCGGCGCGTACGGTCACACCGGCCTCGGTGAGCCGCGACTGCAGCAGCCACTTCGCCTTGTCGGCCAGGCCGCCCTGGATCTCCTCGGCGTCGGTGAACGCGGCCACCTCGTACCCGGCGAACACGTTCGAGCCGTCCTCGCGCGTCGCGGCCAGCATCGCGGCCGGTCCGTGGCAGACCACGCCCAGCGGCTTGCCGGAGACCAGCGCGTCGGTCAGCAGCCGGCCGGAGGCGGCGTTCACCGCCAGGTCCTCCATGGGGCCGTGGCCGCCGGGGTAGAACACGGCCGCGTACTCGTCCAGGTCGACGTCCTCCAGCCGGACCGGCCGCTCCAGCTCGGTCATCGAGGCCAGCGCCGCCGCGATCCGGTCGGCGCCCTCCTGGCCCCCGTTGACCTCGGCCGCGAGGCTGGCCTTGTCGACGGTGGGCACGACGCCGCCGGGCGTGGCGACGACGACCTCGTGACCGGCGGCGCGGAACGCCTCGTACGGGGCGACGGCCTCCTCGGCCCAGAAGCCGGTCGGGTGCCGGGTGCCGTCGTTCAGCGTCCAGTGGTCGGCGCCGGTCATCACGAACAGGATCTTCGACATGCTGCTCTCCCAAGGGGGTGCTTCGATGCCGTCGACGTTAGGCCCGCCCGCCGGGGCGTTTCCAATGACGAATCCAATGTCCGGCATAGGCAGGCCGATGGATGCGCAGGAATAACCCGAACGGCTCCGCGGTGAGGCGCCCGGCCGTCACCGGGAGGTCGGCGCGGGCGTCGGGGAGGGCGTCGCCGTGTTGATGTTCAGATCCGGCCGCGGCTCCAGCACCAGCACCGGCGAGCCCGGCTGCGGCGGGGGCGGGGTGAGCTGGTCCGCGGGCAGCTTCGGCGGGGAGGTCTGCTGGAAGTTCACCTGCTCGTGATTGACCAGGCCGGTCTTCTCCAGCACGGTGATGTGGTCGAGGACCGTGTCGTTGGCCTGGTCGGCGAGTTCCCGCACCAGGCTGTTGCGGGTGTTGGCGCGGATCTTGGCGACGACCGGGAAGATCTGCCCGTGCGTCACCCGCATGATGGTGACGGCCGTGGAGTCGAACTGCCGTCCGTTCTCCGCCGCCGCGGTCGCCACGAACTGCTGCTGCTGGGGGCTGGCCTGGTTGGGCAGGGTGATGCCCAGCTCCGGGGCGATCCGGCGGCAGGTCTCGTCCAGGCGGGAGTGCCCGACGATCAGGTGCGCGCCGGCCTCCTTCATCTCCGGTGTCGTGCCCCGTTCCATCGCCAGCTCGCCCAGCGGGTACTCCCACAGCCCGGCCGCCCGCACCTTGACCACGAAGTCGCGGTCCGCCTCGGTCAGCGGCCCGTAGCGGGTGTTGGCGATGATGCGGTCCGCCGTCGTGGACGTGTTCTCGACCCCGAGCATGGCGGGGTACGCGAGCGCAGCCAGGGTCAGACCCAGCGCGCCGAACACGAAGACGCTTCCTGCCGTGTTGCGGGACATCCGCATGCTGCCTCCAGACGCGAGCGCGTTGTACGCCAGGGGGTACGCAGACGCCGGGCGGATCGATCAGCGCGCCGGTGAATTTCTTCCGCCGGGCGGTGTGGGGTGCGCCACAACCGGCCGGTCATGGGTGGATGTCGGCCGACTGGCCCAACAGAACCGAACAGACCGCGACGGCGTCATTGCTTCGGTTGTGTTGGAGTCCTAGGGTGACCGGGGCTCAGAAGTCCCCTGGCACCGGTGAGTTGAGTGGTTTCACCCGAGGAAGGTCACGGTCATGCCGCACGCGCCGCACGCCCACCGCCCCGAACCGCCCGCCGGCCACCCGTTCGTCAGCCGCCGCCGGCTGCTGGAGGGGGGCGCCGCCTTCCTCGGCGCGCTCGCCCTGTCCGGGTCGCCCGGCGCCGCGCACGCCGCCGGCCGGCCCGTCACCGGACCGCTCGCCGCCGCGCCGGACGGCCGCCCGGAGTGGAACGGCAGCATCGGCGTCTTCCGGCTGGGCACCGAACCACCGCACACCACCCTGATGCCGTACGGCGACCTCGCCCAGGCCCTGGCCGGCGACCGCACCCGGTCGCCGTACCGGCTGAGCCTCGACGGCACCTGGAAGTTCGCCCACGCCGAGCGCCCCGACGACCGCGATCCCGACTTCCACCGCACCGACCTCGACGACCGCGACTGGGACACCCTGCCCGTCCCCTCTGCCTGGCAGCTGCACGGCTACGACCGCCCGGTCTACGTCAACATCACCTATCCCTGGTGGGGCCCCAACGGCCGCGGCGAGGACGCCCGGCCGCCGGCCGCCCCCACCCGGTACAACCCGGTCGGCCAGTACCGCCGCACCTTCACCGTGCCCCGCGACTGGTCGGGACGGCGGACCTTCCTCCACTTCGAGGGGGTGAAGTCCGCCCACTACGTCTGGATCAACGGCAAGCCGGCGGGCTACAGCGAGGACTCGTACACCCCCGCCGAGTACGACATCACCCGGCTCCTCGTGCCCGGCACCAACCAGATCGCCGTCGAGGTCTACCGCTACTCCGACGGGGACTGGCTGGAGGACCAGGACATGATCCGGCTGAGCGGCATCTTCCGCTCGGTCTACCTGTACTCCACTCCGGCCGTGCACCTGCGGGACTTCAAGCTCGACACCCCGCTGGGCGACGACTACCGGACCGCCGAGCTGAAGGTCACCGCGCAGGTGCGCGCGTACGGGGAGCCCGGCGAGGGCCGCGGTGACGACGGCGGACGCGACGCCGCGGACGGCCGGCGGTACACGGTCGACGTGATGCTGTACGACGCCGGCGGCCGCCCCGTCTGGCGCCGCCCCCTCCGGCGGCCCGTCGACGTGCCGCCCGGCGGCGAGGCCACCGTCGAAGCCGCCCGGGCCGTCCCCGGACCCCGCCTCTGGTCGGCCGAGCACCCCTACCTCTACACCGCCGTCCTCCAGCTGCGCGACCCCGCCGGAAAGGTGACCGAGACCCTCTCCCACCGGGTCGGCCTCAGGGAGTTCGCCCTCAAGGACGGCCTGCTGCGGATCAACGGCAGGCCGGTCTCCTTCCGCGGCACCAACCGCCACGAGATGCACCCCGTCCGCGGCTCGGCGCTCACCCGCGCGGACATGGTCCGGGACATCGAGGTCATCAAGCGCCTGAACATCAACTCCGTCCGCACCTCGCACTATCCCAACAACCCGCTCTGGCTGGAACTGGCCGACGAGTACGGCCTGTACCTCGTCGACGAGACCAACCTGGAGACCCACGGCATCCGCGACGAGTACCCGGGCGACCACCCCGAGTGGACCGAGGCGTGCGTGGCCAGGGCCCGGAACATGGTCCACCGCGACAAGAACCACGCCTCGGTCGTCATCTGGTCGCTCGGCAACGAGGCGGGCGGCGGCAGGACCTTCAACGCCATGTACGACTGGATCAAGGGCTACGATCCCAGCCGCGTCATCCAGTACGAGGGCGACGACCGCCCCGGCATCAGCGACATCCGCTCCGAGATGTACGACACTCCGCAGACCGTCGAGTCCCGCGCCAGGGACACCCGCGACACCCGGCCGTACGTGATGATCGAGTACTCGCACGGCATGGGGAACTCCAACGGCAACTTCAAGAAGTACTGGGACATCGTCCGCCGCCACGACGTGCTCCAGGGCGGCTGGATCTGGGACTTCGCCGACCAGGCCCTGAAGTGGCCCACCCCCTCACGCAAGCTGCTGGCCGAGACCGGGCCGGGCGGGCTGCGCGGCGAGATCGTCAACCCCAGCGGCGGCTTCGACCGGGCCGAGGGCGTCCGGGGGGCCACCGTCTTCCCCCGCGACGAGCGCCTGGACCTGACCGGCTCCCTCACCCTGGAGGCCTGGGTCACCCCGCACGTGACGGGCTACCACCAGCCGATCATCGCCAAGGGCGACACCCAGTACGCGCTCAAGCAGACCGGCAGGACGCTGGAGTTCTTCATCCACGGCGGCGGCCAGTGGGTCACCGCGAACTGGACGCTGCCCGACGACTGGACGGGCCGCGAGCACCACATCGCCGGCGTCTTCGACGCGGACGCCGGCACCCTGACCCTCTACGCCGACGGCTCGGTGCGCGCCACCCGCACCACCACCCGGCGCCCCGGCGTCAACACGGCGCCCCTCGCCCTCGCCACCGACGTCGACAACCCGACCCGCGAGTTCAGCGGCACCATCCGGCGGGCCCGCGTGTACGCCCGTGCCCTGACCGCCGCCGAACTGGCCTCGCAGGACCGCGGCCCCGGCGACGAGGGCGTGCGGTTCTGGTTCGACGCCGCCACCGCCCGGCTCACCGAGCGCCGGCCCCGCGCCAGGACGTTCCACGCCTACGGCGGCGACTGGGGCGACAACCCCAACGACGGCGCCTTCTCGGGCGACGGCATCGTCCTGGCCGACCGCGGCCACACCGGCAAGGCCGCGGAGGTCAAACAGATCTACCAGGCGATCCACGCGACCCCCGCCGACGGCGGCACCCTCACCCCCGGCGGCCGGATCACCCTCACCAACGAGTACCTGTTCACCGGCCTGCGCGAGTTCGACGGCCGCTGGTCCCTCGTCGCCGACGGCAAGGCCGTCCGGCACGGCAGGCTGACCCGCGACCAGCTCGACGTGCCCCCGCTGAGCAGCAAGGAGATCACGGTGCCCGTCCGGCTGCCGGAGAAGCCGGCACCCGGCACCGAGTACTTCCTGCACCTGTCCTTCACCACCCGGGAGGCCACCCCCTGGGCCGAGCCCGGTTTCGAGGTGGCCAAGCAGCAGCTCCCCCTCGCCGCGGATGTCCCGGCCGTCGTCCCCGTACCACTGGACGGCGTCCCCGCACTGCGCCACCACGACGGCGCGACGGCCGTCACGGTGCGCGGCGAGGACTTCTCCCTCACCGTCGACAAGCGCAGCGGCACCATCACCTCGTACGAGGCGGCGGGGCGCCGCCTGATCACCTCCGGTCCGGTGCCGAACTACTGGCGCGCGCCCACCGACAACGACCGCGGCAACGGCCAGCACACCCGCAACCAGACCTGGCGCGACGCCGGGGCCCGGCGCACGCTCACCGGCGTGCGCGTCAGCACGCTGCGCGACCGGGCCGTGCGGATCGAGGTCAGCGGCACACTGCCCACCAGCACCACGTCGGCGTACACCCTCACCTACACCGTCTTCGGCAACGGTGAGATCAAGGTCGACCACACCCTGCGCCCGGGCGCCCCCGGCCTGCCGTACATCCCCGAGGTCGGCACCATCCTCTTCCTCCCGCGCCGCCTGGACCGGCTGCACTACTACGGCCGGGGGCCCGAGGAGAACCAGTGGGACCGCAACAACGCGACCGACGTGGGCCTGTACTCCGGCACGGTCTCCGGTCAGTGGACGCCCTACCTGCGCCCCCAGGAGAACGGCAACAAGACGGACGTCCGCTGGATCGCGCTCACCGACGACAGCGGCGCGGGCCTGCTGGTCGGCGGAGAGCCGCTGATGGAGGTCAACGCCTCGCACTTCACCCCGGAGGACCTGTCCGCCGGGGTGCGCCACGACTACCAGCTCACCCCCCGCGA
Above is a genomic segment from Streptomyces glaucescens containing:
- a CDS encoding nuclear transport factor 2 family protein; this encodes MASTGATATAHAFRTAVEERDTRAVEALLAEHVVFTSPVAFRPYEGKAITAAILRGVLRVFEDFRYVREIADPGGRDHALVFTATVNGKRIQGCDFLHVDDEGRIDDFTVMVRPLSAAQALAEAMGAQFDRIAAEAAGA
- a CDS encoding O-acetyl-ADP-ribose deacetylase encodes the protein MTRLTLTQGDITRESADALVNAANSALLGGGGVDGAIHRRGGPAILEECRRLRASRFGGGLPTGRAVATTAGELNARWVIHTVGPVWSATEDRSGLLASCHRECLRVADELGARTVAFPAISTGVYGWPLDDAARIAVETVRDTPTAVEEIRFVLFDDRAYAAFARRIG
- a CDS encoding type 1 glutamine amidotransferase domain-containing protein, coding for MSKILFVMTGADHWTLNDGTRHPTGFWAEEAVAPYEAFRAAGHEVVVATPGGVVPTVDKASLAAEVNGGQEGADRIAAALASMTELERPVRLEDVDLDEYAAVFYPGGHGPMEDLAVNAASGRLLTDALVSGKPLGVVCHGPAAMLAATREDGSNVFAGYEVAAFTDAEEIQGGLADKAKWLLQSRLTEAGVTVRAGEPWAPNVVVDRNLVTGQNPASSAPLATELLKKLA
- a CDS encoding PadR family transcriptional regulator, giving the protein MALRNAVMAALLEGEASGYDLAKGFDASVANFWTATPQQLYRELDRMEREGLVGTRVVRQERRPDKRLFSLTDAGYAALRAFLAEPIGRPTAIRDALLVKVQCADVGELDAVRAQLAERLEWGRAKLARYRRLRERLLQGRDEAEYLATADRAGPYLTLLRGISFEEENLRWGETALRVLAARASAISDR
- a CDS encoding glycoside hydrolase family 2 TIM barrel-domain containing protein, which gives rise to MPHAPHAHRPEPPAGHPFVSRRRLLEGGAAFLGALALSGSPGAAHAAGRPVTGPLAAAPDGRPEWNGSIGVFRLGTEPPHTTLMPYGDLAQALAGDRTRSPYRLSLDGTWKFAHAERPDDRDPDFHRTDLDDRDWDTLPVPSAWQLHGYDRPVYVNITYPWWGPNGRGEDARPPAAPTRYNPVGQYRRTFTVPRDWSGRRTFLHFEGVKSAHYVWINGKPAGYSEDSYTPAEYDITRLLVPGTNQIAVEVYRYSDGDWLEDQDMIRLSGIFRSVYLYSTPAVHLRDFKLDTPLGDDYRTAELKVTAQVRAYGEPGEGRGDDGGRDAADGRRYTVDVMLYDAGGRPVWRRPLRRPVDVPPGGEATVEAARAVPGPRLWSAEHPYLYTAVLQLRDPAGKVTETLSHRVGLREFALKDGLLRINGRPVSFRGTNRHEMHPVRGSALTRADMVRDIEVIKRLNINSVRTSHYPNNPLWLELADEYGLYLVDETNLETHGIRDEYPGDHPEWTEACVARARNMVHRDKNHASVVIWSLGNEAGGGRTFNAMYDWIKGYDPSRVIQYEGDDRPGISDIRSEMYDTPQTVESRARDTRDTRPYVMIEYSHGMGNSNGNFKKYWDIVRRHDVLQGGWIWDFADQALKWPTPSRKLLAETGPGGLRGEIVNPSGGFDRAEGVRGATVFPRDERLDLTGSLTLEAWVTPHVTGYHQPIIAKGDTQYALKQTGRTLEFFIHGGGQWVTANWTLPDDWTGREHHIAGVFDADAGTLTLYADGSVRATRTTTRRPGVNTAPLALATDVDNPTREFSGTIRRARVYARALTAAELASQDRGPGDEGVRFWFDAATARLTERRPRARTFHAYGGDWGDNPNDGAFSGDGIVLADRGHTGKAAEVKQIYQAIHATPADGGTLTPGGRITLTNEYLFTGLREFDGRWSLVADGKAVRHGRLTRDQLDVPPLSSKEITVPVRLPEKPAPGTEYFLHLSFTTREATPWAEPGFEVAKQQLPLAADVPAVVPVPLDGVPALRHHDGATAVTVRGEDFSLTVDKRSGTITSYEAAGRRLITSGPVPNYWRAPTDNDRGNGQHTRNQTWRDAGARRTLTGVRVSTLRDRAVRIEVSGTLPTSTTSAYTLTYTVFGNGEIKVDHTLRPGAPGLPYIPEVGTILFLPRRLDRLHYYGRGPEENQWDRNNATDVGLYSGTVSGQWTPYLRPQENGNKTDVRWIALTDDSGAGLLVGGEPLMEVNASHFTPEDLSAGVRHDYQLTPRDAVVLRVNHRQMGVGGDNSWGAHTHDEFKLFADRDHTHSYRLRPLADVADAMAAARRPTATR
- a CDS encoding phytoene desaturase family protein, translated to MLDAVVVGAGPNGLTAAVELARRGFSVALFEARDTVGGGARTEELTLPGFRHDPCAAAHPLGINSPAFRALPLERYGLRWLQPELPMAHPFTDGTAAVLSRSVAETAASFGPRDAGPYRRLVEPFLPRWDTLVRDFMSLPRTALPRDPVTLARFGLAGLPPSTWLTRRFHDERAKTLFAGLVAHVMAPLSGLATGAIGLVFALAAHARGWPLAQGGSQAVSDALAGYLKDLGGIIHTDFEVKRLDDLPPARAYVFDTSPTALARIAGFGRHYDNYRYGPGVFKIDYALDGPVPWTAPEARTAGTVQIGADSAEIGTALRAASREGRAPGRPFMITVQPGVVDPTRAPAGHHVFWAYGHVPAGWTGDLTDAMERQLERFAPGFRDRILARATAGPPELADRNANYVGGDIASGAVSGLQTLLRPRLTLSPYRTPHPAVFICSSATPPGPGVHGMSGHNAAKAVWRRLRRAR
- a CDS encoding LysR family transcriptional regulator — protein: MRHKDPDGSPGPGGETPPGAHPGADLNLLRTFLAVYRSGSFTAAAGLLGVSQPTVTTQIRALERQSGRELFERLPRGVAPTAVAHDLAARVAAPLDALAAATGQDTGAEERAAPVHLAGPAELMCLRVLPALAPLTAGGLRLRVTPGLTEGLLEELRAGRHDLVIATYRPRGRALTALPLTDEEFVLVAAPVWADRLTGRVAAEGPDALRDVPLVSYAEDLPIARRYWRHVFGARLSRPAAVTVPDLRGVLAAVVAGAGFTVLPRYLCQDELSSGALVPLLEPEDPPINTGYLVQRPGRPGNPDVIRVRDLLLEAGRAW
- a CDS encoding DUF4142 domain-containing protein, encoding MRMSRNTAGSVFVFGALGLTLAALAYPAMLGVENTSTTADRIIANTRYGPLTEADRDFVVKVRAAGLWEYPLGELAMERGTTPEMKEAGAHLIVGHSRLDETCRRIAPELGITLPNQASPQQQQFVATAAAENGRQFDSTAVTIMRVTHGQIFPVVAKIRANTRNSLVRELADQANDTVLDHITVLEKTGLVNHEQVNFQQTSPPKLPADQLTPPPPQPGSPVLVLEPRPDLNINTATPSPTPAPTSR